tgcaaagtgacgcatgcgcaacacacattttcactcgtcgcaaagtgacacatgtGCAACTCAAATCTACACtagactcacatcggggagtgacaaaggatattagaagcacttttccggtgatggctgagcgttactgtgcagcctccaaccGAGCTTTACGACGTAGCTGTGACTCGAGCAACCTGTCTAAAAGTTGTAaaatgttaggagataacataggcaaaGTAACACTAGcactagttaacattagttattaaacctaaacagctaatgcaAGTCCAAACTGTCTATGAGCTTCGTGGACGCTCGCTTACCCCCTTCAGTCAAGGGAATTAGCCTCTTCTCTCTAatcgtagctcctatggcgccatttttaTGCTACGAAGCCTTCACCCTTCGTTAGCATTctattgactgccattcattttggcgccactttgtaCAGTGATAATTTTACacctgaagcgtttcaagactctatttgtgcattttattaattatatatatatattattagttTCAAAGAAACCTATTACCTTGCATTTCACGTTATGGCtacgtagcagacgtttttgtaaaaataggctaactaTTGCGTCATAACCGCAGGACTTGCTGTcacatagtcgacaaatcacgtattgccaggagaagtcagcagacagttttgacttacatcagctgtttaagtttaatttctaacgttaactagcattttagttagcagtaattagcctgtatcTATGTTGTCTCCAAACATATACcaacgctctccatctctgctgattggaatgattgagatttcttttggcacagctaccagaagacttagaagtttcagacacgttgcccacgtcaAAACTACATCGTCAAGCTCAGGTACAGGCTGCGCAGCAGCGCTCAGCCATCACAGGAAAAAGTGAAAACTGTCTATGAGGCTTACCATAGACAACAAGTCGCTTGGTTAAGACACAACCGCCTATTTTTACGAAGCTACACTTCGTGAAAATTCACTTACCCCCTTGggtcagaccggctctggtcgagtgcagatgtcagttgcacatgctcagatttaaatggtttacggcattacgtgtcatactgaaatttatGAAATCCATGACATaaaaaacttttctcattacaaacaataaaatggacataatttcaaaaacgttttagttATCTATGATTATTTGATTGCTGACATTCGTTCAAAACaccattccagtgacagcctttgttgtgtttgatgctaacttgtagccagcagtgaacctacttggttaagtaggtaaATATttctgtgttgacattacagaagtctctcgttagcatcttataggctacttgtcacaaagtgacacatgcgtgactcaaatctgcaccgTAAACAGGCAGGaacaatacacaaaacaaaaacgagAACTTTTTTCCATcggattttaaatgtttatgcaCATTACAAAAATAATCTGTATTCTTGCTGTTGGGTTAAAATGGAACatgaattacaaaaaacaacagttgaaaATCAAGAAGTTTTTCAGTTGATTTTTAGTTTGTATGGACATTGGAAAAACGGGAAAACGGGGCTCATAGTTTCGTTTTAGGTTTAAAACGAAAAACGGATTGCACTTTAGGGCTCAGACCAAAGAAGTCTGAGTTCCTTAAGATAAATAAACTGAAATAGATTTGACCACAAAAGACAAGGAAGCGCGCAACAAACTTTGGCCACAGATTGATGATACACGCaagcaggggaaaaaaaacgtcTTTGTTGGAGCCAGAGCTTTTGTTGATGGTAAAGAAATCAGAGTGTAATAGTTGATGGAAAATAAACTCCACACAGGGGTGTAAAGGAAACAAATATGAAAAGTTACATTTATGCTTTGTTGATCAGTCGActggtcagtttttgttcctaccctcacctatggtcataaAGGCTGGGTGatgaccaaaagaacaagaACCAGGGTAAAAGCGGCCCacatgggtttcctcaggaggggggctggtgtctcccttagagagaaggtgagaagctcagtcatcagagaggagctcggagtagagccgctgctcctttgtgtcGAAAGGAGCCTTGAGGTGTTTCGGGTATCTGGtcaggatgcctcctggggcctccctagggaggtgttccaggcacgtccagctgggaagaggccTTGGAGATGACCCAGGACTAGATTGAGGGATtctatctccaacctggcctgggaacgcctcaggatcccccagtcggagctagttgatgtggctcgggaaagagaagtttggggtcccctgcagGAGCTATTTTACCCctgacccgataccggataagcaaatgaagatggatggatggatgaatggaagCATAGTTATAAAGCAGAGATCTAATCTAAAATTGAAATGGTGTTATGAAGTAATTGATATTTTGAGATTCCACTTTTTAAGGcactttcattccaatttttcCCCCCCTCAATGTTAGGAAAGCTCAGGGGTCAGTCTGACCCCTGAGTGCTTGAAATGAAGAGcagcaataacagtcacagtaaaagataatggagctgtgactagaaatagtagtggGTAGCAGTTCATGGCATTACAGGGCACTGCACGACATTATAAGGCACAGCAggatccaatccaatccaactgtattttaaaaacatctttataacaaccaaagttgaccaaCGTACTGtatagaaaaaatacaaaaatacaaaatgaaacataACATTATAGCAGTAAAAATAATACCTGcgcaataaaaacaattaaactaaataatcaAATGCAGTAAATGAAGTCGACATCTTGGGTGTcaaaggtgggttttaagacgtgatttaaaaacagacgAAGAAGGGGGAGGTAGCAGGGCATCACAGGATGTGTAGCACATATTTTGATACagttctggatttattttatttctccagCAAGTTGGTTTCTGGTACAGTAATTTCAGGGTGGACAGTGACTTGTGAAACTTGTTATGGATTCTCTTGCTGAGGATGAGGAGTAAAGGGACCTGCACAGGAACCACCGCCAAAAGAAATGGAGGGCAATGGGAGAAGAAACGCAATAGCATCTGGCAACAAAGGCAGTAACAGAAATTGTATATTTCTGTATTCTGTTAGcctatatgtatttgtttgcaCATTTTAGTATTCTGAATTGTCATTATTAGACATATGTATCTACTGGAGAATGCAGAAATGATATAATTTTGTTTCCACATTAAATGCAGTGAGCCTTACTTGCTCATAACAACATTGTAACTGCTATGAATATGCTGATTGTATTGTTGAACTGAGAAATGTGAAAACTTAAAGTTTTCTGTGTTTACTCTTCTACAATTATGTATAATGTCATAGGTATGTGATACCATTATGAGCCATGCCAAGGAGGGGTTTGCTTTCACCAAGCATCTCATCAGTGCCACTCTGTTGCAAGGAGATTTGTTCCCACAACACAGCAGAAAGTTGCCGGATCCAGCACTAGAAACCACATGGATGCCTTCCCATGTTGGACAAAGCGAGacttaaaacaaaactgtcccTGGTCTACGAAAATGAGGACTTCAAGGGTTGCAGTGGTGCACTGGCTCTCTTTCAGGTTCTAATGCATTAAACCTTCAAGACACATTCACTGAAACTGTAAGTCTTCTCAAGATCGTCATCATCACATCAATGACAACAGCAGAATCAGAGAGGGGCTTCTCTACTTTAAAGAGGATAAAAACTTTCCTTAAAACACTATGGCACAAGATCGCCTCAGTGCTCTGGCTATGCTCTCTATAGAAAAAACTCACACGGGACAGTCTAGATCTCAACACAAGAGTCACGGAGAGATTTGCCACTCAGAAAGATAGACAAGCAAAGTTCCTGTACAAATAAGAGTTCTCATTTGCAACCGCGACCTGGCCAAGAAAAGCGTAGGTATGCAAGACAACATACTGTTTCACATTCAATACAAGAGTACAGAATACAATAGGAGTGCCATAGTAAAAGCACAATACACAGGAGTAGAcagtctatatctgaaatataaGAAAGAGTGAAAATTGTAGTTGTTAGACTAAAAACTAcaattttcactgtttttttacatttacgtAATGATGTGTGATGTAATGTAGCCCATGTACAGTTAATTCTAGTTAGTGATGTAGATgtgtagatatgtagatagtTTAACAAAGTGAACACAAATAGTCTAAATGCGGAGTATAGTAAAGAGTCAATATACATTTAGTGCAATTAGGGTGTAAGTAGTAATTTagctaaaaaataaacacaatatacATCAATAGACAGACTATACAAATGCTGAAATGTAGTAAAGAGTCAATATACAGTTAATGCAGATTGTGGTCTAGATAGTAATGTATCCCAGATGAGATGTACGAAAATAATATGACAACAAAGGTGGGAATGCATAGTGCAAAAGAGCATGAACAGATATGATAGCAGTACAGGTGAAGAGGTGTATCCGTGCAAACTATGCAGTGGGGGATGAAAGAGTTAATGGTAAACGATAAGCATAACAGTGCATAACTGATGGAGGACACTACGTACAATGATCGGACAGGAGCTCAGACAGATGTACTTTTTGTAGAAATTTTGTGCAAAACAGATGGCTTAGGTGAATGCTTGCTAATGTATCTGCCACCTGCTATCTCAATTCAGTGAGCATCATTGGCTGTCTCTGTCACTTTCTCTCagtcattcactcactcacacatacatCATGTTTCACACACACTTGCCATTTAATTGGTGATTTCAATAGGAACATAACTGTGTGTAagccttgtttcttttttgtttttaagttatgAGCTGGATTACTTTGTTTCATACtagttaacattttaaaatcatcTTTCTTCTCATACTTCACTCAAAGAATGCTGTCTGTGAGAGCCTTCTCTCTAGTATCAACACAGACTGTTATCCATTATCCATTTGTCAATTTGTCTATAGTGCACTTTAAAGATATGTAGTCTACAGCTGGAGATTGAATAAAGAACTAGATTGTTGAATTCACTTTCATAATTTATTGTTATGCATTTGTACTTTCTATCTGGACACAGAGTATACGACAACAGATAAAGAGGAaggctatttttttattattattttgggtttcatggctgattttttttttttcttcaagaaatGCATGCCTTAGgtttagatttaaatttttaGGAAAGTAAATGGGGAGCTAACATATGGATGGTTTATGGTTTATGGTGTAGCTATTCTGAAAGGATCCTTTAAGGGAAAATTACTTCAAACATTTGCTTGTGATTCTGGAAGGTGAATTATTTTAGTTTCTGAATTTATGGATGGTATTTTGCATACTGGCTCACTAGAATGGCACACTTGACATCTTCAGCTGGGACACCAGGGTGTGTGCACCAGAGCCCTctagtggttgtgtgtggtcaTGTGTGGAATTCAAATATGTCATCCATCAGCATGTAAAATATTATTGTCTACAAAGTAAAGTTTTGATTAAAATTTTAGGGACTTTAACTCACTTGTTGGCTGCCTGCTGTTTGAGTCTGCTTTGTCTATGTGAGTGTTatccttgttgttttgttcttgttgtgTGGGTTGTAAAGTGAAAACCAAAGTGCATACTCAGCAACTGATTGATTGTATTGAATGTAATAAATAGCACCCCTTACTGAACTCTTGCATGCCAGCTGCTTCCTGAATTGATAATCATATGTATTGTTGTTCAAATGTAAGGTCTAATTAAATGTGAAAACTTAGTGTAGGCAATAAAAcaatatgaaatacatttttcattcagcTGCAAATCAACTAATTTTGACTTGAACTAATAATTTCTCAAAAAGGCAAAGGAAAACTGATTCCTAGTAATTAAACACTCGGTGACCTGCTGATCCCAGGTTACCCTGGTTTTATACTTAGTTTGGACCTGTCCGTGTTCCAGTTTTGAGGGAGACAATTAATCCAAACAGTCTATTTCTTGGAGCAGACCCGTGATATACAGTAGCATAAACTTATCCAgcaaacaaatcaaaatcattCCATTAAAGTTGTAATTTTGTCACCTGGATAGCTTTATGTCTAATTTCAGTCAGTTCAGTTACCTGCGTCTGTTTAGGTGAATAGGGAATTGTTTGCCAACCTGTTCATGAACTAATGGTGTCAGTCTGGTGTTGGCAGCTTATTAGCTACCCACAAGTggtaagaaaaaaaggaatacatgcagctttaacacaaatatacacaagcAGACACTGAACTACACACTCCCTAAAAtatatgatttatttaaaatgagtgACTGGGAACGCATCATCAAGCTGCAACTGAAGAAACATAAGTCCCTTTAAGATTAGCAGTCTTCTTAAATTACttgatatataataatattgtatgCAGGTTAAGATGTGTGGACTAAGACTTTATCATTTTATGAAGAAATCTGTTGCCTGCAGCACAAGGGTCATTTGTCTCAGCCTGCTCACTTGAGTTGGTGAAGGTCTACATACATATTATAAAACAATTTATTTGCAAACTTGGATTTCTAACTGCTTTAGGAGATGGGATTTGTAAATGCTGAGAGAATTTAAATTATCTTAGAACATATATTATAACACTTTTGCTTTTGTGACCGCATTTCGACACTAAGCTGAGCTGCACAACTTCTGGTATTTGGATAAAACAGATACGATAAATACACAGCGGAAAGATTTAATAGTGGAAAAGTTCAACAAAAGACCAGTTTCAAACGGGACATTAATATGACATTATTTAATTGTCTATTATGCATgtatttcacttcagacactgtaGTTACAGTTGTAACTGGTTGTGGCAGAATACTAACAAGAGAAGACAAACAGACATGGTGTTAAGTACATAATATGTATCTTCTGGACGACTCGAGGACTGACCACACGCTCTTCAAGCTGCaaaagaaataatgaaaaatataaattcatTGCGAAGACTTAAGCCTTTTCATACCAAAGATTTGGAACATTCTGACTCCTGACAGTAACTACTTTAACAATCTTTTAAACAATTCCAATTTGCATTTACATACATCATAGTGCTTCTTTACGCCATTGCTGTTTGCGACCTGCCACCCAAGGGTATAGGGTGTATTCTGTATCAGACTGGTCACCTTGAGGGAAAAAAGGTAGAAAATGAGTCAAACTTGCATTAGTGTTCAATAGCCTGTCAGATTAACATACAACTATAAATTATTATTCTGATAACTGTTCAGGTTGGTGTGCAGATACCACAGAGCAGTGTGTGCTGTGACTTCAGTGAATGAGGTTTAGAGAGGACTGATTTACTTGGCTGGTAGTAGTCGTAGAGCTTGACCACGGCTGGCTTCAGGTTCTGTACTTGGTAGTCCTGTATGAGCGTTAGGCTGTGGTTGATGACTATGTCCTTCGGTAactgttgaaagaaaaacagacaacatgTTCAGTAAAATTTTTTGGAGAAAATCATCTcttgtttgtcactttaaatCTCTCTCACCTCCCGTATGTACACCAGAACACGATCCTCCTTTTGTTCAACACGATCCACCAGCTTGGCACCTTTGAGCTGTGAGGAGACATTAATCAGCTGGGTTATCATGACAACAACTGACAAATACTACTCAGTTAAAGTTACTGTCATCACTCACCATGTTCAAAGACTCTGGGTCTGGGACATATCCAGAGAGCATTTTGATATCCAGGATAACCATGTTTGTACTGGGCTCCTTTCCACTATATCTGCAGTGCAAGTAACATATAAATATGATGTCAATCTGGTCTTTGGATGGGCTCCATTTACCGTTTGTTAGAGTTGAGTTTTAGCTTCCAAGTTGTAATTATTCCTCCCCTGTCCATCCACTAATCGACATCCGTCAATGTCGTGGATCTGCTTGTTGATTACTTACAGGGATGATATTTTTAGAAGGACTTTGGTTCTTTCTCTGGTGCGGTCGGCCTCTGGTTTGATGTCAATGCGGAGAGTGGTAACTTGAACAGGAGTTGGGATGTTATAGACAAGAGAAATCTAAACAAGGAAAGATTAAATTTTAGAAATTGGAATGAAATCTGTGGAATTAATTACTGTTGTTGGTGTAATGTAATTCGGTGTGTGATGGGCCACTTAGAGGCatgacataaataaaaatatcaatcaatcaatcaatcaatcaatcataaaaTGTGAACAAGAATCTAAAGTATGAAGCATCAGGATTGGTGGTTCATGTACATCTAACCACTGACCTGTATTGCAGCACTTGCAGTCCCCTTCACCTCCAGGCTGTACGTTCCTGTCACGTCCTGCAGATTCTTCTCCTGGTAGAGCAGTTTGTTGTACTGATTTACATCAAACGTCAGCTGGCCACTGGGAGACTGGACCGTCACTGTGCTTGAACCCACTGGACTGAACACCAGAGTGGAGTAGAGAGCCAGAGCCTGAAGAGCCACCACGGTGTcctacaacacaaagaaaatacCTTTACTTATGTGCTCAAATttatacaaatgtaaatgttcttCTGTTTACACCTACAACAGCTTTCATATGTGGGAGCTCACTTTGATCAATTTCAGGTCTCtctaattgttgattttcatacagaaatcaatttaagaaaattaccatataaaacataatatatgcacattttatttttgcacattataTTTGTTCTCAGTATAGTATAATCACACTATTATTTTGAGGTATCTGGCAATGTCTCTGTCCTGTGAGAActattaatgtttaaataatgtgagttttaattaaatacatttaaaagaagagattactgtatgtgtgactCAAAGTCCcacttaaagcttcagtaggtaacttttgtaaaaagtattttttacatattgttaaactgtcactatgtcctgacagcaGAACACATgaagacagataatctgtgaaaaaatcaagctcctgctGCTCTCTCCCTGTGCTCCTGCTGACACTTGCAGAATACAAAACCGCTCccgtcagaaacagccaatcagagcgggaggactgtcttagcagtgtcaatcactctcgtgtacgcgctgctcatacccctcccccgcacagcgcgtaccGCCGTTCGAGCTCaagattgctagtgcactgcagctgtgctaatcgcggagaaacaacttttcaggaaaactgccattTCTCTAGTGACACCTGCCTCGGAAAAACAAGACGGCTAACAGCAGAAGACCGATGACGCAAAGCGAgctaaaagaaagaattaaaccgagcccgaaataaaacgagggtcacCAAGCGAAGCGGCTTTTCaaaggtggagggagctacgcctacTGGAAGATTCAAACACGGATCTGAGCTAGCGTtaagccacatttctgcttgacatgtaagttCCCtggatttgtttaatttttaagaaccacacaactaagatatcgatggttacagtacacgTACacttcagtacactggtgatagcgccaATTCAGTTTACTCACTCCGTAGCTTGTGGCACGGCAGAAATgttagcaggtgaagattactTTTACCTGCTAACTCCTCCACCCTCAGTATAAGTAATCTTATTTCGATGCCTACATTTAGCAagccaaaaggtgtttttgtcgatcacaataaatgtagctatggttaaactactttaattgtgcgctgtccctgtcaaacgtttggcaaggcagacttctacttttgattatttttaaacatgttttctttcccctcatgtgtaatttgtaaatcaaatgtctgacacattctttgtgctccttcaacagtCAGACATGGCCCCGGACACAGAGGCACTGAAgaatcgtctttcagtccaaatcaaaatgtccgTATTTCCTTGTGCCtgagtactttgcaaaaaaagctgatttattttaccataTTCTAAATAACctacatatttctaagatgttattATTCCTTGGCTCCATTGAGCTTCCTCAgtcattcatcattcctactgaaagtttacggttttaaaattgatccaaaaggtaattcagtaagTACTGTGTAACGctacttttgttctcacaaatgagcgattacatgaaaaattcattttaaaaaacccttttattgaaaaaactTTACAAATAATGAAATTTATATAAGCAAATTgtttacataagctataccctcctcagaTTTAatccctgtattgtccatgaggatgtggagcATCGGTGTCACTGCCTGctactagcctgcgcgttcacaCACGGCAGGCCCCCCCGCTGTGGGGTAGGAGCTGTGGCGGCAGCAGAGAGCAgtgggagggacctgtaaggtgtgcttgttcaatTTTTAGGCTAATCCACGTTTTTTCTCAGAACTATCTCCCACTGCAGCTTTAACCCTGTTTGGGTTGTACCTGTGTGGATGAAAATCCCCGTAGTAGTTC
This sequence is a window from Etheostoma spectabile isolate EspeVRDwgs_2016 unplaced genomic scaffold, UIUC_Espe_1.0 scaffold00019105, whole genome shotgun sequence. Protein-coding genes within it:
- the LOC116683768 gene encoding alpha-2-macroglobulin-like protein 1 — protein: MLHILMDNTGIKSEEGIAYDTVVALQALALYSTLVFSPVGSSTVTVQSPSGQLTFDVNQYNKLLYQEKNLQDVTGTYSLEVKGTASAAIQISLVYNIPTPVQVTTLRIDIKPEADRTRERTKVLLKISSLYSGKEPSTNMVILDIKMLSGYVPDPESLNMLKGAKLVDRVEQKEDRVLVYIRELPKDIVINHSLTLIQDYQVQNLKPAVVKLYDYYQPSDQSDTEYTLYPWVAA